A part of Maridesulfovibrio hydrothermalis AM13 = DSM 14728 genomic DNA contains:
- the rplU gene encoding 50S ribosomal protein L21, with the protein MYAIIETGGKQFRVEEGLELNVQKMDVEAGAKVDLDKILLIGQGEDVKIGAPYVEGAKVSCSIVEHGRDKKIIVFKKRRRKDSQTKQGHRQDYTRIKVEAIQA; encoded by the coding sequence ATGTATGCAATAATTGAGACTGGCGGCAAGCAGTTCCGCGTTGAAGAAGGTCTGGAACTTAATGTTCAGAAAATGGACGTTGAAGCAGGCGCTAAAGTCGATCTGGATAAAATTCTTCTTATCGGTCAGGGCGAAGACGTCAAAATCGGTGCTCCTTATGTAGAAGGTGCGAAAGTATCCTGCTCCATCGTTGAACATGGTCGTGACAAAAAGATCATCGTTTTCAAGAAAAGACGCAGGAAAGACTCTCAGACCAAACAGGGTCATCGTCAGGACTACACCAGAATCAAAGTTGAAGCCATTCAGGCTTAG
- the rpmA gene encoding 50S ribosomal protein L27, protein MAHKKAGGSSKNGRDSNAQRRGVKRYGGQEVSAGSILVRQVGTKIHAGKNVGTGKDWTLFALIDGVVKYEKYIRNNRQKTRVCIVPAEA, encoded by the coding sequence ATGGCTCATAAGAAAGCGGGCGGTAGCTCGAAAAATGGTCGCGATAGTAATGCCCAGAGACGCGGTGTGAAACGTTACGGTGGTCAGGAAGTTTCAGCAGGCAGCATCCTAGTTCGCCAGGTTGGAACCAAAATCCACGCCGGTAAAAACGTTGGCACTGGAAAAGACTGGACCTTGTTTGCTCTGATTGACGGTGTTGTAAAGTACGAAAAGTACATCCGCAACAACCGCCAGAAAACCAGAGTCTGCATCGTTCCAGCTGAAGCCTAA
- the obgE gene encoding GTPase ObgE: protein MKFIDEATITVRSGKGGNGCVAFRRERFIPKGGPSGGDGGKGGDLVLRGSSQLLTLYDFRLKRLYEAKGGQQGMGRDKYGRAADDTIIDLPLGTLVFEVNKEDGTEKLIADLTTEGKEIIICKGGDGGRGNIHFKSATNQAPRQAEEGFPGEEKRIRLQLKIIADVGLLGLPNAGKSTFISKISAAKPKIAAYPFTTLVPNLGVVDDDFGNKLVIADIPGLIEGASEGLGLGHRFLKHVERTRFLVHILSAEDLNIEDPLDGFNMLDEELRIFDEEMAAKTQLRVINKIDLLSEEDLASIKAKTDEAGQKIYFISALHNDGVKELLKDMWDRFKAMNQEEEDEQNEQQDSDA from the coding sequence ATGAAATTTATTGATGAAGCAACAATTACTGTGCGGTCAGGAAAAGGCGGCAACGGCTGTGTGGCATTTCGCAGAGAAAGATTTATCCCCAAAGGCGGCCCCAGCGGCGGTGATGGCGGAAAAGGCGGAGACCTTGTCCTTCGAGGCAGCTCCCAGCTTCTGACCCTTTACGATTTCAGACTGAAAAGACTTTATGAAGCCAAAGGCGGACAGCAGGGAATGGGCCGTGATAAATACGGACGCGCTGCTGATGATACTATTATTGATCTCCCGCTCGGGACTCTTGTCTTCGAAGTAAATAAAGAAGACGGGACCGAAAAACTCATTGCCGACCTGACCACCGAAGGCAAAGAAATCATCATTTGCAAAGGTGGTGACGGCGGACGCGGAAATATCCATTTCAAATCGGCCACCAATCAGGCTCCCAGACAGGCCGAAGAAGGATTCCCCGGCGAAGAAAAGCGTATCCGCCTGCAACTTAAAATCATCGCTGACGTTGGCCTGCTAGGACTTCCTAACGCAGGGAAGTCTACATTTATTTCCAAAATTTCTGCTGCGAAACCTAAAATCGCAGCCTACCCCTTCACCACCCTTGTGCCAAACCTCGGCGTTGTTGACGACGATTTCGGCAATAAGCTCGTAATCGCCGATATTCCCGGGCTGATTGAGGGAGCAAGCGAAGGTCTGGGATTGGGACACAGATTCCTCAAACACGTAGAACGGACCAGATTTCTGGTTCATATCCTCAGTGCCGAAGATCTGAACATTGAAGATCCGCTTGACGGTTTCAATATGCTCGATGAGGAACTCAGAATTTTTGACGAAGAGATGGCTGCTAAAACCCAGCTCAGAGTCATCAATAAGATTGACCTGCTATCTGAAGAGGATTTAGCCTCCATCAAGGCAAAAACTGATGAAGCAGGACAGAAAATTTATTTCATATCCGCTCTCCACAATGACGGGGTTAAGGAACTCCTCAAAGATATGTGGGACAGATTCAAAGCAATGAATCAAGAGGAAGAAGATGAGCAGAACGAACAACAGGATTCAGACGCTTAA
- the proB gene encoding glutamate 5-kinase has product MSRTNNRIQTLNEAKRIVVKIGSAVLTTSEGINLGLICRLADQLATLHERGVDIVLVSSGAVAAGRNSIPSGARLDSLPARQAASAIGQSRLMHEYDETFRRFGLITSQVLLTRDDLKHRDRFLNARNTLSRLLEWRVIPIINENDTVAVQELEFGDNDTLASLILNVVEADLFINLTSADGVFDKNPDKNPDAKPLAYIENVHDLDLDAMCDGKTAVGSGGMFSKMRAANRAAQLGVPTLILAGKERMIIERVFNGEECGTWIVPDEKSVSRRKYWLAYHCDPSGDLIIDSGAQQALMAGGKSLLPAGITDVNGNFKAGELVRVISLDGSPIAVGLSCYGSDDMRRIMGRKSNKIESILGKCSYPEAIHRDNLLLDAAL; this is encoded by the coding sequence ATGAGCAGAACGAACAACAGGATTCAGACGCTTAACGAAGCAAAACGCATTGTTGTAAAAATCGGCAGTGCTGTTCTGACCACCTCAGAAGGTATCAATCTGGGTCTGATATGCCGGCTGGCTGATCAGCTCGCCACTTTGCATGAACGAGGGGTTGATATTGTTCTTGTCTCTTCCGGTGCGGTTGCTGCCGGACGAAATTCAATCCCGTCCGGTGCCAGACTTGACAGCCTGCCAGCCAGACAGGCTGCATCTGCCATCGGCCAGTCACGGCTCATGCACGAGTACGATGAAACTTTTCGCAGGTTCGGCCTGATCACCTCACAGGTGCTGCTTACCCGTGACGACCTCAAACACAGGGATCGTTTCTTAAATGCCCGTAACACCCTTTCAAGACTTCTTGAATGGCGGGTCATCCCCATTATCAACGAGAACGATACCGTTGCAGTTCAGGAGCTTGAATTCGGGGACAATGACACCCTTGCAAGCCTGATTCTGAACGTGGTTGAAGCGGACCTTTTCATCAACCTGACTTCTGCCGATGGTGTTTTCGACAAAAATCCTGATAAAAATCCCGATGCAAAGCCCTTGGCTTACATTGAAAATGTCCATGATCTTGATCTGGATGCCATGTGTGACGGCAAGACTGCTGTAGGTTCCGGCGGCATGTTCTCCAAAATGCGGGCAGCAAACAGAGCTGCACAGCTTGGAGTTCCGACTCTTATTCTTGCCGGAAAAGAACGCATGATCATTGAACGAGTCTTTAACGGAGAAGAGTGCGGAACATGGATCGTGCCAGATGAAAAATCCGTATCCCGCCGAAAATACTGGCTGGCATATCACTGCGACCCTTCCGGCGACCTGATCATTGATTCAGGTGCGCAACAAGCTCTCATGGCTGGCGGAAAAAGCCTGCTCCCGGCAGGTATAACTGACGTTAACGGAAACTTCAAAGCAGGGGAACTTGTGCGTGTGATAAGCCTTGACGGCAGCCCCATTGCGGTCGGCCTATCATGCTACGGCTCTGACGATATGCGCAGAATAATGGGCCGAAAATCTAACAAGATTGAATCCATTCTTGGCAAATGCTCCTACCCTGAAGCAATTCACCGGGACAATTTACTGCTTGATGCTGCTCTGTAA
- a CDS encoding potassium channel family protein → MYFYTYLVLLSAVTAIVVNKTKLYSFLILYGISLISSIMFFRTKSLLWLGGSELADMLMLGITIWGIQRFMSRQNRVTRDLISGAICIYLLAGLMWADAYSLCEIYSKGSFFGIDPEQTVFSVRGALTYFSYVTMLTVGYGDVLPVSLMARSLSILQGLFGQMYLAVFIAGTIGMFLSQKNGRTDPPEEE, encoded by the coding sequence ATGTATTTTTATACTTATCTGGTTTTGCTTTCTGCAGTTACGGCTATCGTTGTCAATAAAACAAAGCTGTATTCGTTTTTAATTTTGTACGGAATTTCGCTGATCAGTTCCATTATGTTTTTCAGGACCAAATCTCTGCTCTGGCTGGGAGGGAGTGAACTGGCTGATATGCTTATGCTGGGCATAACCATTTGGGGAATTCAACGGTTTATGTCGCGGCAGAACAGGGTTACGCGAGATTTGATTTCAGGGGCGATCTGTATCTATCTGCTTGCAGGGTTAATGTGGGCTGACGCGTACAGTCTCTGTGAAATTTACAGTAAAGGTTCATTTTTCGGAATTGATCCGGAACAGACGGTTTTTTCTGTCAGAGGTGCACTGACTTATTTCAGCTATGTAACCATGCTCACCGTAGGCTATGGTGATGTTTTGCCTGTATCACTTATGGCAAGGTCTTTATCAATCCTGCAGGGCCTTTTCGGGCAGATGTATCTGGCTGTATTTATAGCCGGAACAATCGGCATGTTTTTATCGCAGAAGAATGGTCGCACTGATCCGCCGGAAGAAGAATAA
- a CDS encoding MFS transporter yields MKSLYKDKNLHIVFSVTLMAIMGVSSIIPALPLMIKELGISATSIGLIFTIFTLPGIIFAPLAGIFADRLGRKKILVPSLILFALAGTACFFAPDYQWLLILRFIQGVGAAAIGVINLTIIGDLFAGKERIKAMGLNAGVLSMGTAIFPAIGGVLAQISWEAPFLLSLVALPLAWLVAFRLENPEPKSNGDFMKYMRTAFAGMKNKEVLSLFAISLLTFIILYGPIVTYLPILLNSRFAASPLIIGLVISSASFITAIAASQMGRLAHIMSQPMMIAISAVAYAVSMIMMPAAQSALWCILPVCIFGLGQGLNLPNSMSMLTAIAPMEQRAIFMSVNGMLLRVGQTIAPILMGLIYSGFELESVFYAAAGVAAVMFFVTVKFLKGFDAETVRQRL; encoded by the coding sequence ATGAAATCTCTCTACAAAGATAAAAATCTACATATTGTCTTTTCCGTAACCCTCATGGCCATCATGGGAGTTTCAAGCATTATCCCGGCCCTGCCGCTTATGATCAAGGAACTTGGTATTTCGGCAACTTCTATTGGACTTATATTCACCATCTTTACCCTGCCGGGAATCATTTTCGCCCCTTTAGCCGGAATCTTTGCTGACAGACTTGGACGGAAAAAAATTCTCGTCCCTTCGCTGATCCTGTTCGCTCTTGCCGGTACGGCTTGTTTCTTTGCTCCTGACTACCAGTGGCTGCTCATCCTAAGATTCATTCAGGGAGTCGGGGCCGCGGCAATCGGAGTCATCAACCTGACCATAATCGGTGACCTGTTTGCAGGCAAAGAACGTATCAAGGCTATGGGCCTCAATGCCGGAGTTCTGAGTATGGGGACCGCCATATTTCCAGCTATTGGCGGAGTTCTGGCCCAAATAAGCTGGGAGGCTCCGTTCTTGCTGTCTCTCGTTGCACTGCCGCTGGCATGGCTGGTTGCTTTCAGGCTGGAAAATCCTGAACCGAAATCGAACGGCGATTTCATGAAATATATGCGAACCGCATTTGCAGGCATGAAAAATAAAGAGGTGCTCAGCCTTTTTGCCATCTCCCTGCTCACCTTCATTATATTATACGGCCCCATTGTGACCTATCTGCCCATACTTTTAAATTCCCGCTTTGCCGCCTCCCCGCTTATTATCGGGCTGGTCATATCGAGCGCCTCTTTCATTACAGCCATAGCCGCATCACAGATGGGACGCCTTGCACACATTATGTCACAACCGATGATGATCGCGATATCAGCGGTTGCCTACGCCGTATCCATGATCATGATGCCTGCAGCACAGTCTGCACTCTGGTGTATTCTCCCGGTCTGTATATTCGGACTGGGGCAAGGGCTGAACCTGCCTAACTCCATGTCCATGCTCACAGCAATCGCGCCCATGGAGCAGCGGGCCATTTTCATGTCGGTAAACGGAATGCTTTTAAGGGTGGGACAAACCATCGCTCCGATTCTTATGGGACTTATTTATTCCGGTTTTGAACTGGAGTCGGTCTTTTATGCCGCAGCAGGCGTAGCCGCAGTAATGTTTTTCGTAACTGTAAAATTCTTGAAAGGATTTGATGCGGAAACTGTGCGACAAAGGTTATGA
- a CDS encoding PilZ domain-containing protein: MDQNKRRRTRIKAGFTVVLHKGDIDAAAESLNLSLKGILCGPVPGFSVGDKCEVTISLSEEAEIRVEANVVRADDTGLAVDFSSMDEMSFTHLRRLIQFNADDADTIDSELTSPAFDV; encoded by the coding sequence ATGGATCAGAATAAGAGACGCAGAACCCGCATTAAGGCCGGATTTACAGTCGTGTTGCATAAAGGTGATATTGATGCCGCCGCAGAGAGTCTTAACCTTAGTTTGAAAGGAATTCTATGTGGTCCTGTGCCGGGATTTTCTGTAGGGGATAAGTGCGAGGTCACAATTTCATTATCAGAAGAAGCCGAGATCAGGGTTGAGGCAAATGTGGTCAGGGCGGATGATACCGGGCTTGCCGTAGATTTCAGTTCGATGGATGAAATGAGCTTTACCCATCTGCGCCGTCTCATTCAGTTTAATGCTGATGACGCAGATACCATTGACAGCGAGCTTACTTCACCCGCTTTTGATGTTTAA
- a CDS encoding cation:proton antiporter encodes MTISALTLITLGLLFIIGFAADSIGRYTPIPRVSVLMVAGFFIGPSGFDLLPVSTQSWMPVVSDMALVMIGFMLGSSLKYESLKLSGMLVLWVTVFVVGITALMVGGGMWLAGIPLPLALLCGGIAPATAPAATVDVVHEVDAKGRFTESLLKIIAIDDALGLIIFSLMLAAAQMMSLGGGSMDTLMMGGKDIGLAVLIGILLGGPMSYLTGYLKSGEHTLLEALGMVCLCGGVAMWLDVSFLLAAMTMGAVVVNFAKYEDCSFHSIKGIEWPVIVLFFLFAGVNIELEHITSNQKLIVLYIVLRIVSRFIGSIIGSRVGGESSVFGKWMGMALMPQAGVALGMALTAAHRVESFREIISIIAATTIFFEIVGPICTRFALKKVGNISLKKKKRATGGGCTY; translated from the coding sequence ATGACCATATCCGCGCTCACCCTCATAACACTCGGGCTTTTGTTTATTATCGGTTTTGCGGCTGATTCTATTGGAAGATATACGCCTATTCCGCGTGTGTCTGTTTTGATGGTGGCGGGATTCTTTATCGGGCCTTCCGGTTTTGATTTGCTTCCTGTCAGTACGCAGAGCTGGATGCCTGTTGTTTCAGACATGGCTTTGGTCATGATAGGTTTTATGCTGGGCAGTTCATTAAAATATGAATCTTTAAAATTATCGGGCATGCTGGTCTTATGGGTGACTGTTTTTGTGGTTGGCATTACGGCACTTATGGTTGGCGGCGGGATGTGGCTGGCTGGAATTCCGCTTCCTCTGGCTTTGCTTTGCGGCGGTATAGCTCCGGCCACTGCGCCTGCTGCGACCGTTGATGTCGTGCATGAGGTTGATGCTAAAGGCCGGTTTACAGAGTCGCTTTTGAAGATAATTGCCATTGATGATGCTCTGGGGCTGATTATATTCAGCCTGATGCTGGCTGCGGCCCAAATGATGTCCTTGGGCGGCGGGAGTATGGATACTTTGATGATGGGCGGCAAGGATATCGGTCTGGCGGTGCTGATAGGAATTTTACTTGGCGGGCCGATGAGCTACCTGACCGGTTATCTTAAATCCGGCGAGCATACTTTGCTTGAAGCTCTGGGGATGGTCTGTCTGTGCGGCGGAGTGGCTATGTGGCTTGATGTTTCTTTCTTGCTGGCAGCCATGACTATGGGGGCGGTGGTCGTTAATTTTGCTAAGTATGAGGATTGTTCCTTCCATTCCATCAAGGGGATTGAGTGGCCTGTGATCGTGCTTTTCTTTTTGTTTGCGGGGGTAAATATTGAACTTGAACACATCACTTCCAATCAAAAGCTTATTGTCCTTTATATTGTGCTGCGCATTGTAAGTCGTTTTATAGGTTCAATTATCGGATCCAGAGTCGGCGGTGAAAGCAGCGTTTTCGGGAAATGGATGGGGATGGCACTTATGCCTCAAGCCGGAGTTGCACTGGGTATGGCTTTAACGGCTGCGCACAGGGTGGAGTCATTTAGGGAGATTATATCCATCATTGCTGCCACAACTATTTTCTTTGAAATAGTCGGTCCGATATGTACTCGTTTTGCACTTAAAAAAGTGGGCAATATCAGTCTTAAGAAAAAGAAAAGGGCAACAGGAGGCGGGTGCACATATTAA
- a CDS encoding acetate uptake transporter, with product MESKLANPAPLGLMGFGMTTVLLNIHNAGFFPISAMVLAMGFFYGGIAQVIAGIMEFKKGNTFGTTAFTSYGLFWMTLVGLIVMPKLGWADPTPHKFMGWYLVMWGIFTLFMYIGTFKSNKVLQFIFLSLAVLFFLLAIRDFTGSELIGTIAGYEGILCGASAMYLAMAEVINETHDRTVLPIGE from the coding sequence ATGGAATCAAAACTCGCAAATCCAGCACCGCTTGGACTTATGGGATTCGGAATGACCACTGTGTTGCTCAATATTCACAATGCAGGTTTCTTCCCCATCAGCGCCATGGTGCTTGCCATGGGATTTTTTTATGGAGGAATAGCTCAGGTCATTGCCGGTATCATGGAGTTTAAAAAAGGAAACACCTTCGGTACAACAGCCTTTACATCATACGGACTGTTCTGGATGACTCTTGTCGGTCTGATTGTCATGCCCAAACTGGGCTGGGCCGACCCCACTCCACATAAATTCATGGGATGGTATCTCGTAATGTGGGGAATATTCACATTGTTCATGTATATCGGCACATTCAAAAGCAACAAAGTACTTCAGTTCATCTTCTTATCACTTGCGGTGCTCTTCTTCCTGCTGGCTATCAGAGATTTCACAGGCAGCGAACTCATAGGGACTATCGCCGGATACGAAGGAATACTTTGCGGGGCATCAGCAATGTACTTAGCTATGGCCGAAGTAATAAACGAAACCCACGACCGCACAGTGCTCCCCATCGGCGAATAA
- the argB gene encoding acetylglutamate kinase: MDRDITRAKLLIESLPYIKEFYGETIVIKYGGNAMIDESLKRAFALNIILLKYIGINPVVVHGGGPQIQKMLSALNIDSHFKSGYRVTDAATMDVVEMVLVGQVNKQIVNLINLNGGKAVGLSGKDGKMILAEQKELVVEYETKAPEIIDLGKVGEVTEVNTTLINSLLRDGFIPVIAPVGVDEQGATYNINADSVAGAVATAMGAKRLHLLTDVPGLLDADKNLISSMTSRDAAEAIDSGVATGGMIPKLTCCLEAVHGGVEKAHIIDGRVENCVLLELFTKNGIGTEIVG; the protein is encoded by the coding sequence ATGGATAGAGATATTACCCGGGCGAAACTTCTTATTGAGTCATTGCCTTACATAAAGGAATTCTACGGCGAGACCATTGTTATTAAATACGGTGGTAATGCGATGATTGATGAATCATTGAAACGCGCCTTTGCTCTTAATATTATTCTGCTGAAATATATCGGAATCAACCCTGTTGTTGTGCACGGCGGCGGCCCGCAGATCCAGAAAATGCTCAGCGCACTGAATATCGATAGTCACTTCAAAAGCGGCTACCGGGTGACGGACGCTGCAACAATGGACGTAGTAGAGATGGTTCTGGTGGGTCAGGTCAATAAACAGATAGTTAATCTGATTAATCTGAACGGCGGCAAAGCTGTCGGACTATCCGGAAAAGACGGAAAGATGATTCTGGCCGAGCAGAAAGAACTTGTTGTAGAGTACGAAACAAAAGCACCTGAAATTATTGATCTGGGCAAGGTCGGTGAAGTGACCGAGGTGAATACCACCCTGATCAATTCTCTGCTGCGGGATGGGTTTATCCCGGTTATTGCTCCTGTGGGAGTCGACGAACAGGGAGCTACTTATAATATTAATGCGGACTCGGTTGCCGGAGCTGTTGCCACGGCCATGGGTGCTAAAAGACTGCACTTGCTGACAGATGTACCGGGACTGCTTGATGCAGATAAAAATCTCATCTCATCAATGACCAGTCGGGATGCTGCCGAGGCTATTGACTCCGGAGTCGCCACCGGAGGAATGATCCCTAAACTTACCTGCTGCCTTGAAGCCGTACATGGCGGAGTTGAAAAGGCCCATATTATCGATGGCCGCGTTGAAAACTGTGTTCTGCTTGAACTTTTCACTAAAAACGGAATCGGAACTGAAATAGTTGGCTGA
- a CDS encoding molybdopterin-guanine dinucleotide biosynthesis protein MobB, giving the protein MKAIAIVGKKKTGKTTLGMALVKCLTGRGLKVGVVKHSHHGFDGAEGADTEEYKKIASSVAAYSPSQSFVSWDRERTVQDLMPLMDVDVIVMEGGNKIGWLPRVLMVREDGDNKEFYPELALKQYPACTRDNPPAAEDVEQLADMVMEKGFLLPGLNCKACGRDFCMEFVADILAGKAKVSGCKAMDGDMTITCHGNELGFNPFVADMLSAGITAMLKQLKGYVPGDIHIHIKNGS; this is encoded by the coding sequence ATGAAAGCTATCGCCATTGTAGGAAAAAAGAAAACCGGAAAGACCACTCTGGGCATGGCCCTTGTTAAGTGTCTCACGGGGAGAGGGCTTAAAGTCGGCGTTGTTAAACATTCCCACCACGGATTTGACGGAGCTGAAGGCGCAGATACCGAAGAGTACAAAAAAATCGCATCTTCTGTTGCAGCCTACTCTCCTTCCCAGTCATTTGTTTCATGGGACAGGGAAAGAACCGTGCAGGATCTTATGCCACTCATGGACGTTGACGTCATAGTCATGGAGGGCGGAAACAAAATAGGCTGGCTGCCAAGAGTCCTCATGGTTCGCGAAGATGGCGATAATAAGGAATTCTATCCGGAGCTTGCTTTGAAGCAATATCCGGCCTGCACGCGCGACAATCCTCCTGCAGCTGAGGATGTGGAGCAACTTGCAGATATGGTCATGGAAAAAGGCTTTCTCCTTCCGGGCCTAAACTGTAAAGCCTGCGGACGCGATTTCTGTATGGAATTTGTTGCTGATATCCTTGCAGGCAAAGCTAAAGTCTCAGGCTGCAAAGCTATGGACGGGGATATGACCATCACCTGTCATGGTAATGAACTTGGATTTAACCCCTTTGTCGCTGACATGCTCTCCGCCGGAATCACTGCCATGCTCAAACAACTTAAAGGATACGTTCCCGGTGATATTCATATTCATATAAAAAACGGCAGCTAA
- the glp gene encoding gephyrin-like molybdotransferase Glp, whose product MSHDFFNIISREEFESLLASFSATDAVQVPISDAFGLVLAADIISPEDLPPANRSCMDGYAVNARDAFGATEANPAYLECCAELKVDENPDFTLKSGECAAIATGGTLPEGADAVVMVEHTHELGSGTIEIRKSSAPGEHAMLKGEDAAKGDTVFRAGHKVRFQDVGLLAALGIKNVSIHKKPRTGIISTGDELVKIDSPQKVGTIRDVNSHTLRCLVSEAGAEPVNYGIVRDELEKLKSTLKQAVAENDLVLLSGGSSVGMRDLTVQAIESMDDSEILAHGVAISPGKPTILGRVGGKPVLGLPGQVTSVQVVMLSLVMPFIRHIMGQKNAFSTAARPLVQAELGRNAPSKQGREDYVRMKLIQRENEIPLAQPVYGKSGLLKTMVQADGLMIIPADTEGLYAGDTVSIWLI is encoded by the coding sequence ATGAGTCATGACTTCTTTAATATAATCAGCAGGGAAGAATTTGAATCCCTGCTGGCTTCCTTCTCTGCCACCGATGCAGTGCAGGTTCCAATTTCCGATGCATTTGGCCTTGTGCTCGCTGCGGATATTATTTCTCCGGAAGACCTGCCCCCCGCCAACCGCTCCTGCATGGACGGATACGCTGTAAATGCCCGGGATGCTTTCGGAGCAACCGAGGCTAATCCGGCATATCTGGAATGTTGCGCTGAGCTTAAAGTGGATGAAAATCCAGATTTCACTTTAAAGTCAGGAGAATGTGCAGCCATTGCGACCGGCGGGACTCTGCCCGAAGGCGCAGACGCGGTGGTTATGGTAGAGCACACCCATGAACTTGGTTCCGGTACAATCGAGATCCGCAAGTCCTCGGCTCCCGGGGAGCATGCAATGCTTAAAGGCGAAGATGCTGCCAAGGGTGATACTGTTTTCAGGGCTGGGCACAAGGTCCGCTTTCAGGATGTGGGACTGCTTGCCGCGCTGGGCATAAAAAATGTGAGCATCCATAAAAAACCGCGAACGGGCATAATTTCCACAGGGGATGAACTGGTAAAAATCGATTCTCCGCAAAAGGTGGGAACTATACGCGACGTGAATTCCCATACACTGCGCTGCCTTGTTTCCGAAGCCGGAGCCGAACCAGTTAATTATGGCATTGTACGCGATGAACTGGAAAAGCTTAAGTCTACGCTGAAACAGGCTGTTGCCGAGAATGATCTGGTACTGCTTTCCGGTGGAAGCTCTGTCGGAATGCGCGACCTGACTGTGCAGGCCATTGAATCCATGGATGATTCTGAGATTCTGGCTCACGGAGTGGCAATCAGTCCCGGCAAACCCACAATACTGGGTAGAGTCGGCGGTAAACCGGTACTGGGGCTTCCCGGTCAGGTGACATCTGTTCAGGTCGTTATGCTCTCACTGGTCATGCCCTTCATACGGCATATTATGGGCCAGAAAAATGCATTTTCAACTGCCGCACGGCCTTTGGTGCAAGCCGAACTGGGCCGCAACGCTCCCTCAAAACAAGGCCGCGAAGATTATGTACGCATGAAACTGATTCAGCGGGAAAATGAAATACCCCTTGCCCAGCCTGTTTACGGGAAATCCGGACTGCTTAAAACAATGGTGCAGGCCGATGGTTTAATGATAATTCCAGCTGACACTGAAGGTTTGTATGCCGGAGATACCGTCAGCATCTGGCTAATTTAA